From Herbiconiux flava, one genomic window encodes:
- the mfd gene encoding transcription-repair coupling factor encodes MILQGLVQALSRASTVEKALGNAGRDSDFSLTEGLRAPFLAAMMGRRIERGLPAAMLVVTATGRESEKLRESLASFMPDADIIEFPAWETLPHERLSPSAEIVGKRIDALRRLSTWQQADAAPRRPIVAVASVRAALQPIASNLADLEPVHLEKGARGFDLSALSLQLVELAYSRVDMVTRRGEYAVRGGILDVFPPIAEHPYRVDFFGDEVDEIRAFSVADQRSLPDAVGAVDLPPSRELLLSEGVRQRAREMQHEFPSLAGMLEKIGAGIPVEGMESLAPALLDELVTVAHYLPDGAAVAVLSPERVATRAVNLSETNREFLAAAWTAATAGAEAPIDLASGEFITLTDLRHAAGTNRPWWTLSEFQQGPADDEVLPEHREIEEHLTLRLKADGVPSFQGNADGAIAHVASRLADGWTVAVAAKGQGLVERAADVLAEHEVPARLVEEFPADAEPGVAYLVRAAVEHGFELPELKLSLIGETEFYGRTAGYETRQVKKLASRRKNVVDPLQLKTGDFVVHQTHGIGKFLELTQREVSSGGRNAVKTTREYLVIEYAPSKRGYPGDKLYVPTDQLDLLSRYVGGEAPTLSKMGGSDWAAAKGKARKAVRDIAVELVKLYSARMASKGHAFGPDTPWQHELEEAFPFQETPDQLTVIDEVKADMERPIPMDRLLSGDVGFGKTEIAIRAAFKAVQDGKQVAMLVPTTLLVRQHMETFQERFAGFPVHLKALSRFQTEKEMKETIAGLADGTVDVVIATHRILSDNIAFKDLGLLIIDEEQRFGVEHKDQLKKLKTNVDILAMSATPIPRTLEMAVTGIREMSTLATPPEDRHPILTFVGPYSEKQIAAAIRRELLREGQVFFVHNRVSSINRVAAQLAELVPEARVAVAHGQMNENVLEQVIVDFWERKFDVLVSTTIIETGIDIANANTLIVDRADKYGLSQLHQLRGRVGRGRERAYAYLLFDENKPLSETANDRLSTLAANNELGSGIQVALKDLEIRGAGNLLGGEQAGHIAGVGFDLYLRMIGEAVSTFRGDVAEGQTELRLELPVDAHIPEEYVDSERLRLEAYQKLSTASSPTASDDAIDRVIEELTDRYGEPPTELQNLIAVSRLRRLAQKSNLGEVVTMGSNLRVAPADLADSIQVRLQRMYPGSKYFAQTNAVSVPMPVVDGHPLADAELIAWVAQLLEAIFAPAKAAV; translated from the coding sequence GTGATACTTCAGGGTCTTGTGCAAGCGCTGTCGCGCGCCTCCACTGTCGAAAAGGCCCTGGGCAACGCGGGCCGGGACAGCGACTTCTCGCTGACCGAAGGCCTCCGGGCGCCGTTCCTCGCCGCGATGATGGGGCGCCGCATCGAGCGCGGACTGCCCGCCGCGATGCTCGTCGTCACCGCGACCGGCCGCGAGTCCGAGAAGCTGCGCGAGAGCCTCGCGAGCTTCATGCCCGACGCCGACATCATCGAGTTCCCCGCGTGGGAGACCCTGCCGCACGAGCGACTCAGCCCGAGCGCCGAGATCGTCGGCAAGCGCATCGACGCCCTGCGCCGGCTGAGCACCTGGCAGCAGGCCGACGCGGCGCCACGGCGCCCGATCGTCGCCGTCGCCTCCGTCCGCGCCGCCCTCCAGCCCATCGCCTCGAACCTCGCCGACCTCGAGCCCGTGCACCTGGAGAAGGGCGCTCGCGGCTTCGACCTCTCGGCGCTCTCGCTGCAGCTCGTGGAGCTCGCCTACTCGCGGGTCGACATGGTCACCCGCCGCGGCGAGTACGCGGTGCGCGGTGGCATCCTCGACGTCTTCCCGCCGATCGCCGAGCACCCCTACCGGGTCGACTTCTTCGGTGACGAGGTCGACGAGATCCGCGCCTTCTCGGTCGCCGACCAGCGCTCGCTGCCCGACGCCGTCGGTGCCGTCGATCTGCCGCCGAGCCGGGAGCTGCTGCTCAGCGAGGGGGTGCGGCAGCGTGCCCGGGAGATGCAGCACGAGTTCCCGAGCCTCGCCGGCATGCTCGAGAAGATCGGCGCGGGCATCCCGGTCGAGGGCATGGAGTCGCTCGCCCCGGCCCTGCTCGACGAGCTCGTGACGGTGGCCCACTACCTGCCCGACGGCGCCGCCGTCGCCGTGCTCTCGCCCGAGCGCGTGGCCACCCGGGCCGTGAACCTGAGCGAGACGAACCGCGAGTTCCTCGCCGCCGCCTGGACAGCGGCGACCGCCGGCGCCGAGGCCCCGATCGACCTCGCCTCGGGAGAGTTCATCACGCTGACCGACCTGCGCCACGCGGCGGGGACGAACCGGCCGTGGTGGACGCTGAGCGAGTTCCAGCAGGGCCCCGCCGACGACGAGGTGCTGCCCGAGCACCGCGAGATCGAGGAGCACCTCACCCTCCGCCTCAAGGCCGACGGCGTGCCGAGCTTCCAGGGCAACGCCGACGGCGCCATCGCCCACGTCGCATCCCGCCTGGCCGACGGCTGGACCGTCGCGGTCGCCGCCAAGGGCCAGGGCCTCGTCGAGCGCGCCGCCGACGTGCTGGCCGAGCACGAGGTGCCGGCCCGGCTCGTCGAGGAGTTCCCGGCCGACGCCGAGCCCGGCGTCGCCTACCTGGTGCGCGCCGCCGTCGAGCACGGCTTCGAGCTGCCCGAGCTGAAGCTCAGCCTGATCGGCGAGACCGAGTTCTACGGCCGCACCGCAGGCTACGAGACCCGCCAAGTGAAGAAGCTCGCGAGCCGCCGCAAGAACGTGGTCGACCCGCTGCAGCTGAAGACCGGCGACTTCGTCGTGCACCAGACGCACGGTATCGGCAAGTTCCTCGAGCTGACCCAGCGCGAGGTCTCGAGCGGTGGCCGCAACGCGGTGAAGACCACCCGCGAGTATCTCGTCATCGAGTACGCGCCCTCCAAGCGCGGCTACCCGGGCGACAAGCTCTACGTGCCCACCGACCAGCTCGACCTGCTCAGCCGCTACGTCGGCGGCGAGGCGCCCACGCTCAGCAAGATGGGCGGCTCCGACTGGGCCGCCGCGAAGGGCAAGGCCCGCAAGGCGGTGCGCGACATCGCCGTCGAGCTCGTCAAGCTCTACTCGGCCCGCATGGCCTCCAAGGGTCACGCCTTTGGCCCCGACACCCCCTGGCAGCACGAGCTGGAGGAGGCGTTCCCGTTCCAGGAGACGCCCGACCAGCTGACGGTGATCGACGAGGTGAAGGCCGACATGGAGCGGCCCATCCCGATGGACCGGCTGCTCAGCGGCGACGTCGGCTTCGGCAAGACCGAGATCGCCATCCGGGCCGCCTTCAAGGCGGTGCAGGACGGCAAGCAGGTCGCGATGCTCGTGCCCACCACCCTGCTCGTGCGCCAGCACATGGAGACGTTCCAGGAGCGGTTCGCCGGCTTCCCGGTTCACCTGAAGGCGCTCAGCCGCTTCCAGACCGAGAAGGAGATGAAGGAGACCATCGCGGGGCTGGCCGACGGCACCGTCGACGTCGTGATCGCGACCCACCGCATCCTGAGCGACAACATCGCCTTCAAAGACCTGGGCCTCCTCATCATCGACGAGGAGCAGCGCTTCGGCGTCGAGCACAAAGACCAGCTGAAGAAGCTGAAGACCAACGTCGACATCCTCGCGATGAGCGCCACGCCCATCCCGCGCACGCTCGAGATGGCGGTCACGGGCATCCGCGAGATGTCGACGCTCGCCACCCCGCCCGAGGACCGGCACCCCATCCTCACCTTCGTCGGGCCCTACTCCGAGAAGCAGATCGCGGCCGCCATCCGCCGCGAGCTGCTGCGCGAGGGCCAGGTGTTCTTCGTGCACAACCGCGTCTCGTCGATCAACCGGGTCGCCGCGCAGCTCGCCGAGCTGGTGCCCGAGGCCCGGGTCGCCGTGGCGCACGGGCAGATGAACGAGAACGTGCTCGAGCAGGTCATCGTCGACTTCTGGGAGCGCAAGTTCGACGTGCTCGTCTCGACGACCATCATCGAGACCGGCATCGACATCGCGAACGCGAACACGCTGATCGTCGACCGGGCCGACAAGTACGGCCTCTCCCAGCTGCACCAGCTGCGCGGCCGCGTCGGCCGAGGTCGCGAACGCGCCTACGCCTACCTGCTGTTCGACGAGAACAAGCCGCTCTCCGAGACCGCGAACGACCGCCTCAGCACCCTCGCCGCGAACAACGAGCTCGGCTCGGGCATCCAGGTCGCGCTGAAGGACCTCGAGATCAGAGGCGCCGGCAACCTGCTCGGCGGCGAGCAGGCCGGGCACATCGCGGGAGTCGGCTTCGACCTCTACCTGCGCATGATCGGCGAGGCCGTGTCGACCTTCCGCGGCGACGTCGCCGAGGGCCAGACCGAGCTGCGGCTCGAGCTGCCGGTCGACGCGCACATCCCCGAGGAGTACGTCGACAGCGAGCGGCTGCGCCTCGAGGCCTATCAGAAGCTTTCCACCGCGTCCTCGCCCACGGCCTCCGACGACGCCATCGACCGGGTCATCGAGGAGCTCACCGACCGCTACGGCGAACCGCCCACCGAGCTGCAGAACCTCATCGCGGTCTCGCGCCTGCGTCGGCTGGCCCAGAAGTCGAATCTCGGCGAGGTCGTCACCATGGGCTCGAACCTCCGCGTCGCGCCCGCCGACCTGGCCGACAGCATCCAGGTGCGGCTGCAGCGCATGTACCCGGGGTCGAAGTACTTCGCGCAGACCAACGCGGTCTCCGTCCCGATGCCGGTCGTCGACGGGCATCCGCTCGCCGACGCCGAGCTCATCGCGTGGGTGGCCCAGCTGCTCGAAGCCATCTTCGCGCCGGCCAAGGCGGCCGTCTGA